The Sylvia atricapilla isolate bSylAtr1 chromosome 10, bSylAtr1.pri, whole genome shotgun sequence genome contains a region encoding:
- the APOD gene encoding apolipoprotein D codes for MLGTAVRLSVLLSLFSIGKGQMFHMGPCPDPSVQEEFDINKYLGKWYEIEKLPSTFEKGSCIQANYSLKENGKFKVINKEMLANGKINEAEGEMMHMDVKQPAKLGVRFNWFMPAAPYWVISTDYENYSLVYSCTNILWLFHMDYAWILSRAPDMHPETVEHLKSVLQSYKIDTDKMMPTDQANCPAEM; via the exons atgctgggcacagcagtgcgGCTCTCAGTCCTGCTCAGCCTCTTCAGCATTGGGAAAGGCCAGATGTTTCATATGGGACCATGCCCAGATCCATCAGTTCAAGAAGAATTCGATATCAACAAG TATTTAGGGAAATGGTACGAGATAGAGAAGCTGCCCTCAACTTTTGAGAAAGGAAGCTGCATCCAGGCAAATTACTCATTGAAGGAGAACGGGAAGTTCAAGGTGATCAACAAGGAGATGCT TGCCAATGGCAAAATCAATGAAGCTGAAGGAGAAATGATGCACATGGATGTAAAGCAGCCGGCCAAGCTGGGCGTCCGCTTCAACTGGT TCATGCCTGCTGCTCCATACTGGGTCATCTCCACTGACTATGAAAACTACTCCCTGGTTTACTCCTGCACTAACATCCTCTGGCTCTTCCACATGGACTATGCCTGGATTCTGTCAAGAGCTCCTGACATGCACCCAGAAACCGTGGAGCACCTGAAGAGTGTTCTCCAGTCCTACAAGATCGACACTGACAAAATGATGCCCACTGATCAAGCCAACTGCCCTGCTGAGATGTAG
- the PPP1R2 gene encoding protein phosphatase inhibitor 2 isoform X1 translates to MEAPSAPDASASGRGPIKGILKKSGSKASSGAAVGARQASQACEEDEHGKKSQKWDEMNIIATYHPPGKDYGLMKIDEPSTPYHSMVGEDDEDAVSDSEYEPLRADVLSKKLAAAAEGRGPKIIARQEESSEEEEDEELTPEEREKKKQFEMKRKMHYNEGRNIKLARQLIAKELHGEEEEDEEDEEMRDAADVETMSTEVTEHGERRAAVANRMSLLHGLKLPSLCTLL, encoded by the exons aTGGAGGCGCCCTCGGCACCGGACGCCTCGGCGTCGGGGCGAGGGCCCATCAAGGGCATCCTGAAGAAAAGCGGCAGCAAGGCGTCGTCGGGAGCGGCCGTGGGGGCGCGACAGGCCAGCCAGGCCTGCGAGGAGGACGAGCACGG taaaaaatcCCAGAAGTGGGATGAAATGAACATCATAGCTACATACCACCCTCCAGGCAAAGATTATGGCTTGATGAAAATCGATGAGCCAAGTACTCCTTACCACAG CATGGTAGGAGAAGATGATGAGGATGCCGTGAGTGATTCAGAATATGAGCCCTTAAGAGCAGATGTGCTGAGTAAAAA actggcagctgcagctgaaggcagaggaCCCAAGATTATAGCAAGGCAAGAAGAaagcagtgaggaggaggaggatgaagaatTAACACCTGAAGAACGGG agaaaaagaagcagtttgaaatgaagagaaaaatgcactACAATGAAGGAAGAAACATCAAACTGGCAAGGCAGCTCATTGCAAAAGAATTACATggtgaagaagaggaagatgaagaggaTGAAGAGATGCGTGATGCTGCAGATGTAGAAACGATGAGTACAGAAGTTACTGAACATG GGGAAAGGAGGGCTGCAGTAGCCAACCGTATGAGCCTTCTGCATGGCCTGAAGCTGCCATCTCTCTGCACTCTGCTGTAA
- the PPP1R2 gene encoding protein phosphatase inhibitor 2 isoform X2: MEAPSAPDASASGRGPIKGILKKSGSKASSGAAVGARQASQACEEDEHGKKSQKWDEMNIIATYHPPGKDYGLMKIDEPSTPYHSMVGEDDEDAVSDSEYEPLRADVLSKKLAAAAEGRGPKIIARQEESSEEEEDEELTPEEREKKKQFEMKRKMHYNEGRNIKLARQLIAKELHGEEEEDEEDEEMRDAADVETMSTEVTEHD, encoded by the exons aTGGAGGCGCCCTCGGCACCGGACGCCTCGGCGTCGGGGCGAGGGCCCATCAAGGGCATCCTGAAGAAAAGCGGCAGCAAGGCGTCGTCGGGAGCGGCCGTGGGGGCGCGACAGGCCAGCCAGGCCTGCGAGGAGGACGAGCACGG taaaaaatcCCAGAAGTGGGATGAAATGAACATCATAGCTACATACCACCCTCCAGGCAAAGATTATGGCTTGATGAAAATCGATGAGCCAAGTACTCCTTACCACAG CATGGTAGGAGAAGATGATGAGGATGCCGTGAGTGATTCAGAATATGAGCCCTTAAGAGCAGATGTGCTGAGTAAAAA actggcagctgcagctgaaggcagaggaCCCAAGATTATAGCAAGGCAAGAAGAaagcagtgaggaggaggaggatgaagaatTAACACCTGAAGAACGGG agaaaaagaagcagtttgaaatgaagagaaaaatgcactACAATGAAGGAAGAAACATCAAACTGGCAAGGCAGCTCATTGCAAAAGAATTACATggtgaagaagaggaagatgaagaggaTGAAGAGATGCGTGATGCTGCAGATGTAGAAACGATGAGTACAGAAGTTACTGAACATG ACTGA